In Colletotrichum higginsianum IMI 349063 chromosome 1, whole genome shotgun sequence, one genomic interval encodes:
- a CDS encoding Sulfate permease yields the protein MSSTSTKIGHGLAKVLGIKLEKPENEEMLRGESVFSVQSSDTFVEEEPTTAEWFLELLPDGQQILDYIRSLFPFLNWIGHYNMQWFLGDLVAGVTVGAVVVPQGMAYALLAKLEPQFGLYSSFMGVIIYWFFATSKDITIGPVAVMSTVVGNLITDVREEFPQYQGHQIASALAIIAGAIILFIGLIRMGWVVNLISLTSLSAFMTGSAISIAVGQLVTLLGIKGVNTREATYLVFINTLKNLPKTKMDAAMGLTALAMLYLLRFIFTTLAKRYPQKSKLFFFLSTLRTVFVILLYTMISWLVNMNRRSNPMFKILGDIPRGFQDVGTPKIDTGLISAFLPFLPASVIVLVIEHVAISKSFGRVNNYTINPSQEFVAIGVTNVLAPFLGGYPSTGSFSRTAIKSKAGVRTPFAGVITGLVVLLAIYALTAVFFYISSASLAAVIIHAVGDLITPPNTVYQFWRVSPLEVVIFFIGVFVTIFSSIENGIYATVCISAVLLLWRILRGQGRFLGKVKIHSVVGDHVIGEDHRQVIGEYGTFNASDNAARNVFLPIDHGDGSNPEVTLDSPYPGIFIYRFSEGFNYPNASHSLEYLTEYIFKRTRRTNMEAYGRLGDRPWNDPGPSRKAKKAQAQMHEQENRPTLKAIILDFSSVNNVDLTSIQQLIDVRNQLDRYATPDKVNWHIACINNRWTKRALVAAGFGYPVDRSDGLQHQWKSIFSVAEIGGSESAAAVAEKEANEKEISSHGKSSRAADEEAGKDGGAYDQIDPISSGSRKNTSPKRKGVVVHGLNRPFFHVDLTSALQSAIANSEGRGHLEDEGEGGAKSPSSSSD from the exons GCACAAGCACCAAGATTGGCCACGGCCTGGCTAAGGTCTTGGGTAtcaagctcgagaagcccgAGAACGAGGAGATGCTTCGCGGCGAATCCGTCTTTTCAGTTCAATCATCCGACACATTCGTCGAAGAGGAGCCTACAACCGCCGAGTGGTTTCTTGAGCTCCTGCCCGACGGCCAGCAAATTCTCGACTACATTCGATCTTTGTTTCCCTTCCTTAACTGGATTGGACACTACAACATGCAATGGTTCCTTGGCGATCTGGTTGCTGGTGTCACTGTTGGCGCGGTAGTCGTGCCCCAAGGTATGGCCTATGCTTTGCTCGCAAAGCTTGAGCCTCAGTTCGGTCTCTACTCGTCCTTCATGGGCGTAATCATTTATTGGTTCTTCGCTACCTCCAAGGACATCACCATCGGC CCCGTAGCCGTCATGTCAACTGTCGTCGGCAACTTGATCACAGATGTCCGAGAAGAATTCCCGCAGTATCAAGGCCACCAGATTGCATCGGCTTTGGCTATCATTGCCGGtgccatcatcctcttcatTGGTCTGATCCGCATGGGATGGGTTGTCAACCTGATTTCTTTGACATCGTTGTCGGCTTTCATGACTGGCTCCGCCATCAGCATTGCTGTCGGCCAACTAGTCACGTTGTTAGGCATCAAAGGTGTCAACACCAGAGAGGCTACCTATCTTGTGTTCATCAACACCCTCAAGAACTTACCCAAGACGAAGATGGATGCCGCTATGGGCTTGACCGCCCTCGCTATGCTTTACCTCCTTCGATTCATCTTTACCACGCTGGCAAAGCGATACCCCCAAAAGTCgaagctcttcttcttcctttcgACTCTACGAACGGTTTTCGTCATTCTCCTCTACACCATGATCAGTTGGTTAGTGAACATGAACAGACGGTCAAACCCGATGTTCAAGATTTTGGGAGATATTCCCAGAG GTTTCCAGGATGTCGGCACTCCCAAGATCGACACCGGCCTAATCAGTGCCTTCCTTCCGTTCTTGCCGGCCAGCGTTATCGTGTTGGTCATCGAACATGTCGCCATCTCGAAGTCTTTCGGTCGTGTAAACAACTACACCATCAACCCTTCGCAGGAGTTTGTGGCCATTGGCGTGACGAATGTCCTCGCTCCCTTCCTTGGCGGTTACCCATCCACGGGCTCATTCAGCCGTACCGCCATCAAGTCCAAGGCCGGTGTCAGGACTCCTTTCGCCGGTGTCAtcaccggcctcgtcgtTCTACTCGCCATTTATGCCTTGACGGCTGTCTTTTTCTACATCTCTAGTGCTTCCCTTGCCGCAGTTATCAtccacgccgtcggcgacctgATCACCCCGCCCAACACTGTCTACCAGTTCTGGCGTGTGTCACCTCTCGAAGTtgtcatcttcttcatcggtGTTTTCGTCACGATATTCTCATCCATCGAAAATGGCATTTACGCTACAGTCTGCATCTCCGCTGTGCTTCTTCTCTGGCGCATTCTGAGAGGACAGGGCCGCTTTCTCGGCAAGGTCAAGATCCACTCTGTCGTGGGCGATCACGTTATTGGCGAAGACCACAGACAAGTCATTGGCGAATATGGTACCTTCAACGCCAGCGACAATGCGGCGCGTAACGTGTTCCTGCCTATTGATCATGGCGATGGTTCCAATCCCGAGGTCACTCTCGACAGCCCTTACCCCGGTATTTTTATCTACCGCTTTTCCGAGGGCTTCAACTACCCCAACGCCAGTCACTCTCTCGAATATCTTACTGAATACATCTTCAAACGGACTCGCCGGACGAATATGGAGGCTTACGGGCGTCTTGGTGACCGCCCTTGGAACGACCCCGGCCCATCgcgcaaggccaagaaggcgcaGGCCCAGATGCATGAGCAGGAAAATAGGCCTACGCTTAAGGCCATCATACTCGATTTCAGCTCCGTCAACAACGTCGACTTGACCTCGATTCAACAACTTATCGATGTCCGCAACCAGCTCGACCGATACGCCACCCCGGACAAAGTAAACTGGCACATTGCCTGCATCAACAACCGATGGACCAAGAGGGCGCTTGTCGCCGCCGGTTTCGGCTACCCCGTCGACCGCAGCGACGGTCTGCAACATCAGTGGAAGTCCATCTTTAGCGTCGCCGAGATTGGTGGTTCAGAGTCTgccgcggcggtggcagaGAAGGAGGCGAACGAGAAAGAGATTTCGTCGCATGGCAAGTCATCAAGGGCAGCGGATGAAGAGGCGGGCAAGGATGGTGGCGCATACGACCAGATCGACCCCATCTCCTCGGGTTCCAGGAAAAACACCAGCCCGAAGCGCAAGGGAGTCGTCGTCCACGGTCTCAACAGGCCGTTTTTCCACGTCGACCTGACGAGCGCATTACAGAGTGCCATCGCGAACAGCGAGGGCAGGGGCCAtctcgaggacgagggcgagggcggcgccaaGAGCCCGAGTAGCTCGAGTGACTGA